The following proteins are co-located in the Acanthochromis polyacanthus isolate Apoly-LR-REF ecotype Palm Island chromosome 7, KAUST_Apoly_ChrSc, whole genome shotgun sequence genome:
- the setbp1 gene encoding SET-binding protein, whose translation MEPRDLVGSARPKEADLKGGRAGPNEEDQEGAGSTGLVRGDDVINGAISEGEGLEEQGEGLMEEQEFSIKEASFKEGSLKLKIQTTKRTKKPPKSLENYICPPEIRMTIRPPMGEGKGGRQGRTGGGAGAGRAPKDEERGPPRKRTYERQFRMPEQREGGLLQLLGDHTPPKHQLRSSLLPAHAPSHTQQTQHTLAQKFQHTHAHQHQISPDWITSTAPSASPAHPADSEPARDLAGASRSSLLDPTQPFSRTATQSPSPQRSLTPDLQLPVVTDASILNLTSLSRGRGLQEVSEQLFGNIKRKYGRKDSQRMLCNPHGADTLWGRQPEKGSESPTNSEERQKYRQEETSERFHEEREERRKEERERMVAGRKGDEEDRGMPMLAEEGKGRKRRRRPSFDESFSREEQSQQRTLDSDTTEKHQPGPPEPKVAHKRDIIETHKNDSRLTSQADISGERIEKAERAEKGDKREKGERVDRTERGEMATSGPDHESDLSANRIKKNPVGRAKIGADTLKLRESHNHINKANLNMNPRLPSPNPSPSPRGSISPTPSPKPRPNISPSPSPKSRTDLSPSPSHSTSSPASSRPTKASDRWSYLKAKSHASLTSPQRDNLGSPSTLAEPPSAFPITPSSPLYTNTDSLTVHTPIKRKRGRPKKQPLLTVETIHEGTSTSPPSPLAQESTAGLNRRRKTHTLNPLAQMASTTTNTSSSSLKLKRGRGHSRPVNKMKLGKMQSILNEILSGSSQNGTLALKSSSAPVTTAMSAMASTIEARLGKQINVSKRGTIYIGKKRGRKPRAETQGSNLSKTTKDKPPISVSTSSLYESPAVPSATSSPSSTVPSIRAAHSDATMPSLQPISALPSKPAGRGFLSGGWKLSPPRLLANSPSHLSEGASVKEVTLSPISESHSEETIPSDSGIGTDNNSTSDQTEKGHASRRRYSFDLCGFEAAEAAALEASNRGSRARCERQVTAVDNFLSQQEKKQKHHRRKRKCLQSRDHLHFLSELEEVVVKLQQLRVSHRRFTCYPQHPYPSIFRLNFHHYYPITYDSYPCDSSSYLRRSADLKAKRRRGRPAKTSEPITSKLPFVQGYGYPLAGGNYYAAPYAMPYAPPLSLGYFPPAPPFYLPHHSLGPAPPSPFMRPAVPPPKAFHSSGLSKLQPGAKLRSASGPLQGPSVRGEGLGSLGSGSAGGLAGVRLHKKKHKHKHKHKDEPLLSSRDRQELGGLFSGAKTNARLNMLSERRDFASQGSSKHLEKQRGNGRGSGLGSSLGIFESDQLSTHSLADSQFHSRQTGQPIKSFMSSYSSQSQRSESASDLFLGSREDDCGGRNRRTRLTVFGDQGLMSFQTARQEPGQMNECPSPSLTGVPSKRRYKRREVEQIQKDVRRMHSLNFEHVQKILRAKRLQRQAKTGNNVIKRRPGRPRKQPLEESEPTNRREEEWADGRSLDMLASRRGDGRTLGMPVLERCDNLPGRQSLRPSLTPEPLEFSNHDSISATIETVVHQARSVLPQAKVGKRRGRGHSRDELWAPTSQ comes from the exons ATGGAGCCAAGGGATCTGGTTGGCTCAGCCCGACCCAAAGAGGCGGACCTTAAGGGAGGTAGGGCGGGGCCCAATGAAGAGGACCAAGAAGGAGCAGGAAGCACCGGGTTGGTGCGCGGTGATGATGTGATTAACGGTGCCATCAGTGAAGGGGAGGGGCTAGAGGAGCAGGGGGAGGGGCTTATGGAGGAACAGGAGTTCTCCATCAAGGAAGCAAGTTTCAAGGAAGGAAGTTTAAAGCTGAAGATTCAGACCACCAAGCGCACCAAGAAGCCCCCCAAGAGCCTTGAGAACTACATTTGCCCACCTGAGATCAGGATGACCATCAGGCCTCCGATGGGAGAGGGCAAAGGGGGACGACAGGGACGAACGGGAGGCGGGGCCGGAGCAGGACGGGCCCCGAAGGACGAAGAACGAGGACCCCCCAGAAAAAGG ACATACGAGCGCCAGTTCAGAATGccagagcagagagagggaggcctGCTACAACTACTGGGAGATCACACTCCACCCAAACACCAGCTTCGCAGCTCCCTTCTTCCTGCACACGCACCCTCACACACCCAGCAAACACAGCACACACTCGCGCAAAAATTCCAACATACTCACGCACACCAACACCAAATCAGTCCAGACTGGATCACGTCTACAGCACCTTCTGCATCCCCAGCCCATCCTGCAGATTCTGAGCCAGCCAGAGATTTGGCAGGAGCCAGTAGAAGCTCTTTGCTAGATCCAACCCAACCTTTCTCACGAACAGCAACACAGAGTCCCTCACCGCAGAGATCCTTGACTCCAGACCTGCAGCTGCCAGTGGTTACAGATGCCAGTATTCTCAACCTGACCTCCCTCAGCAG GGGGAGGGGTTTGCAAGAGGTCAGTGAACAGCTCTTTGGGAACATCAAAAGGAAGTACGGCAGGAAGGATTCCCAGAGGATGCTCTGCAATCCCCACGGTGCTGATACACTTTGGGGAAGACAGCCAGAGAAAGGCTCAGAAAGCCCAACTAATTCAGAGGAGAGGCAGAAGTACAGACAAGAGGAGACTTCTGAGCGGTTCCAtgaagaaagagaggaaaggaGAAAAGAGGAACGAGAGCGAATGGTTGCTGGGAGGAAAGGAGATGAAGAAGACAGAGGGATGCCCATGCTGGCAGAGGAAGGGAAAGGAAGAAAGAGGCGAAGGAGGCCTTCTTTTGACGAGTCATTTTCTCGAGAGGAGCAATCACAGCAACGGACTCTGGACTCTGATACTACAGAGAAGCACCAGCCCGGGCCCCCAGAACCCAAAGTAGCACATAAGAGAGACATAATAGAGACTCACAAAAATGATTCTCGACTCACAAGTCAGGCTGACATCAGTGGAGAGAGGATAGAAAAAGcagagagagcagaaaaaggtgataaaagagaaaaaggagagagagtAGACAGGACAGAACGAGGAGAAATGGCTACAAGTGGGCCTGACCACGAGTCCGATTTGAGtgcaaatagaataaaaaagaaCCCTGTGGGTCGTGCTAAGATAGGGGCAGACACCCTTAAACTCAGAGAGTCTCACAATCACATCAACAAAGCCAATCTTAACATGAACCCCAGACTCCCTAGTCCAAACCCCAGCCCCAGCCCCAGGGGTAGCATTAGTCCTACCCCCAGCCCTAAACCCAGGCCAAACATTAGCCCCAGTCCAAGTCCTAAATCCAGGACAGACCTGAGTCCTAGCCCTAGCCACAGCACCAGCTCCCCAGCTAGTTCTAGACCCACTAAGGCCAGTGACAGATGGTCCTACCTGAAAGCTAAAAGCCATGCCAGCCTCACATCTCCCCAGAGAGACAACTTAGGAAGCCCCTCAACATTGGCTGAGCCACCCTCTGCTTTCCCCATCACCCCCTCTAGTCCACTCTACACCAACACTGACAGCCTAACTGTCCACACCCCCATCAAGAGGAAACGAGGACGCCCCAAGAAGCAGCCACTGCTAACAGTGGAGACCATTCATGAGGGCACATCCACCTCACCTCCCAGCCCACTGGCACAGGAAAGCACTGCAGGGCTGAACCGTAGGAGAAAGACGCACACACTAAACCCATTAGCGCAAATGGCCTCCACAACAACCAACACCAGTTCCAGTAGTCTGAAACTAAAGCGTGGCAGGGGCCATTCCAGGCCAGTCAATAAGATGAAGCTTGGGAAAATGCAAAGCATCCTTAATGAGATCCTTTCAGGATCCAGCCAGAATGGCACTCTGGCTCTGAAGTCATCCTCTGCCCCTGTTACCACCGCTATGAGTGCCATGGCGTCCACCATTGAGGCACGGTTGGGAAAACAGATAAATGTCAGCAAGAGAGGAACCATATACATTGGGAAGAAGAGAGGGCGGAAACCCAGAGCAGAAACCCAAGGTTCTAACCTTTCTAAGACCACTAAAGACAAGCCACCAATATCTGTCTCCACATCCAGTCTCTACGAAAGCCCTGCAGTGCCTTCCGCCACATCATCTCCCAGTTCTACTGTTCCATCAATAAGAGCCGCCCACTCTGATGCCACTATGCCCAGTTTGCAGCCCATCTCAGCCCTGCCCTCCAAACCAGCAGGCAGAGGCTTTCtctctggaggatggaaacTGTCTCCTCCACGCCTTTTGGCTAATTCACCTTCCCACCTGTCAGAGGGTGCCTCAGTGAAGGAGGTGACCCTGTCCCCGATCAGTGAGTCTCACAGTGAGGAGACTATTCCCAGTGACAGTGGGATTGGCACAGACAACAACAGCACCTCAGATCAAACTGAGAAGGGTCATGCCTCTAGACGCAG GTACTCCTTTGATCTGTGTGGGTTTGAGGCTGCAGAGGCAGCAGCTCTGGAAGCATCCAACAGGGGCAGCCGAGCACGCTGTGAACGGCAAGTAACTGCCGTTGATAACTTTCTGTCACAGcaggaaaagaagcaaaaacatcaTCGGCGGAAGAGAAAGTGTTTGCAGAGCCGGGATCATctacattttctttctgaacTGGAGGAG GTTGTGGTAAAGCTCCAGCAGCTGCGAGTGTCTCACAGACGATTCACCTGCTACCCCCAGCATCCATATCCTTCCATTTTCCGCCTCAACTTCCATCATTACTACCCCATTACCTACGACTCCTACCCCTGTGACTCCAGCTCATACCTCCGCAGGAGTGCCGATCTGAAGGCGAAAAGGAGACGCGGTCGTCCAGCCAAAACCAGCGAGCCAATCACATCGAAGCTGCCTTTTGTTCAAGGATATGGTTATCCGCTGGCAGGGGGAAATTACTATGCAGCACCGTATGCGATGCCTTACGCACCTCCTCTGAGTCTGGGCTACTTTCCCCCTGCTCCACCATTTTACCTGCCCCATCACTCATTAGGACCTGCACCTCCATCTCCCTTCATGAGGCCTGCTGTCCCCCCTCCCAAGGCCTTCCACTCCAGTGGACTGTCAAAACTACAGCCGGGTGCCAAGCTTCGCAGCGCCAGCGGTCCCCTCCAGGGGCCCTCTGTCAGAGGAGAGGGCCTTGGATCTCTGGGTAGCGGCAGTGCAGGTGGTCTTGCGGGGGTTCGTCTCCATAAGAAGAAGCACAAGCATAAACATAAGCACAAGGATGAACCCCTCCTTTCATCACGAGATCGGCAGGAGTTGGGCGGACTTTTCAGTGGAGCTAAGACCAATGCACGCCTTAACATGCTGAGTGAGAGGAGGGACTTCGCCAGTCAGGGTTCTTCAAAGCATCTAGAGAAGCAGAGGGGGAATGGTAGAGGCTCAGGCCTGGGATCCAGCTTAGGGATTTTTGAGTCAGACCAGCTGTCCACACACTCTCTTGCTGACAGTCAGTTCCACTCCCGTCAGACTGGACAGCCAATAAAGAGCTTCATGAGCAGCTACAGTAGCCAATCGCAGCGGTCGGAGTCAGCTTCTGACCTGTTTTTGGGGTCACGGGAGGACGACTGTGGTGGGAGGAACAGGAGGACGAGGCTCACTGTGTTTGGAGATCAGGGCTTAATGTCATTCCAAACTGCCAGGCAGGAGCCAGGACAGATGAACGAGTGTCCCAGTCCATCGCTCACTG GTGTTCCCAGTAAGCGGAGGTATAAACGTCGTGAGGTGGAACAGATCCAGAAGGACGTTAGGAGGATGCATTCTTTGAACTTTGAGCATGTGCAGAAGATCCTCCGTGCCAAACGCCTGCAGCGACAAGCCAAAACGGGAAACAATGTCATCAAAAGACGGCCCGGACGGCCCCGAAAACAACCCTTAGAGGAATCAGAGCCGACCAACAGGAGGGAGGAAGAATGGGCTGATGGTCGAAGTTTGGACATGTTGGCCAGTAGGAGAGGTGATGGAAGGACTCTGGGGATGCCTGTCCTGGAGAGGTGTGATAACCTGCCAGGTAGGCAGAGCCTCAGGCCCAGCTTGACCCCCGAGCCTCTGGAGTTCTCCAATCACGATTCCATCTCAGCAACTATCGAGACTGTGGTGCATCAAGCGCGATCTGTGCTTCCACAGGCTAAAGTGGGGAAACGCAGAGGCAGGGGCCACAGCAGGGACGAATTATGGGCTCCTACCAGTCAATAG